The Lutibacter sp. Hel_I_33_5 genome has a window encoding:
- a CDS encoding dihydroorotase family protein has translation MTTLLKSATIIDPSSSYHKKQKDILISNGKIKKIDNAIPIKKEYTVVDLEDLHVSCGWFDTSVSFGEPGFEERETIENGLEVAAKSGFTRVAVNPNTNPVIDNKSSIEYLINKSKSAATNLHPIGALTQGGKGIDIAELFDMQQSGAIAFGDYNKPIENDNLLKIALLYAQNFNGLVMSFPQNNSIAGEGIVNEGNTSTRLGLKGIPALAEELQISRDLFLLEYTGGKLHIPTISTANSATLIKQAKKKGLQVTCGVTIANLLLSDDELEGFDSNTKLTPPLRTKKDVKSLQKAVTSGVIDVITSDHNPIDIENKKVEFSNAKNGTIGLESAIGALNSIFDPEEYINCITTNPKYIFGIENNAIEEGNIAELSLFSTKKSYSFNRENILSTSKNSVFLGKNLSGIAYGIFANNKLVLNN, from the coding sequence ATGACTACGCTGTTAAAATCGGCTACAATAATAGACCCATCAAGCTCTTACCACAAGAAACAAAAAGACATTTTAATTAGTAACGGAAAGATTAAAAAAATTGACAATGCTATTCCTATCAAAAAAGAATACACTGTTGTTGATTTAGAAGATTTACATGTTTCTTGCGGCTGGTTTGACACTTCCGTTTCGTTTGGTGAACCTGGTTTTGAAGAAAGAGAAACTATAGAAAACGGACTAGAAGTAGCTGCAAAAAGTGGTTTTACACGTGTGGCGGTTAACCCTAACACAAATCCAGTTATAGATAATAAATCTTCAATAGAATATTTAATAAACAAATCTAAAAGTGCAGCCACAAATTTACACCCAATAGGCGCTTTAACTCAAGGTGGTAAAGGAATTGATATTGCTGAGTTATTTGATATGCAACAGTCTGGGGCTATTGCTTTTGGGGATTATAACAAACCTATAGAAAATGATAATTTATTAAAGATTGCGCTGTTATATGCTCAAAATTTTAATGGATTAGTGATGAGTTTTCCTCAAAATAATTCAATTGCAGGAGAAGGCATTGTAAACGAAGGAAATACGAGCACAAGATTAGGACTGAAAGGAATTCCTGCTTTAGCTGAAGAACTTCAAATTTCTAGGGATTTATTTTTACTTGAATATACTGGTGGAAAATTACATATCCCAACAATTTCTACAGCAAATTCTGCTACATTAATAAAACAAGCGAAGAAAAAAGGATTACAAGTAACATGTGGTGTAACAATTGCAAACTTATTACTTAGCGATGATGAACTAGAAGGTTTTGATAGCAACACAAAACTAACACCGCCTTTAAGAACAAAAAAAGACGTGAAGTCCCTACAAAAAGCTGTTACTTCTGGAGTAATAGACGTTATTACATCTGACCACAACCCTATTGATATTGAAAATAAAAAAGTTGAATTTTCTAATGCTAAAAACGGAACGATCGGTTTAGAAAGCGCTATTGGAGCCTTAAATTCAATTTTTGATCCAGAAGAGTATATAAACTGTATTACCACAAATCCGAAATATATTTTCGGTATTGAAAATAATGCTATAGAAGAAGGAAATATTGCAGAACTATCATTATTCAGCACAAAAAAATCATACTCTTTTAACAGAGAAAACATTTTATCTACATCAAAAAATAGTGTTTTTCTTGGCAAAAACTTATCTGGAATAGCGTATGGTATTTTTGCCAATAATAAATTAGTATTAAACAACTAA
- a CDS encoding alpha/beta hydrolase, translated as MLNYIVRETKTDSKNPPLLILLHGYGSNEEDLFSFASELPDELLIVSARAPYEMGYGGYAWYAINFDDQNGKFSDLVQARESITKIASFIDKIKTKYNTDKDNTFLLGFSQGAILSYGLSFLHPDKVQHVIALSGYINEELLPSNFSSLEIKTDYYISHGTVDQVLPIDWARKAPKILDELGCTNEYSEYPVGHGVTPQNFYSFKSWIEKRL; from the coding sequence ATGCTAAATTATATTGTTAGAGAGACGAAAACTGACTCTAAAAATCCGCCTTTATTAATTCTTTTACACGGTTATGGAAGTAACGAAGAAGACTTATTTTCTTTTGCTTCAGAATTACCTGACGAACTTTTAATAGTCAGCGCTAGAGCCCCTTATGAAATGGGTTATGGAGGTTATGCATGGTATGCTATTAATTTTGATGATCAGAACGGTAAGTTTTCTGATTTAGTGCAGGCAAGAGAATCCATTACTAAAATTGCTAGTTTTATTGACAAAATCAAAACTAAATACAACACCGATAAAGACAATACTTTTTTATTAGGTTTTAGTCAAGGTGCAATTTTAAGTTACGGATTAAGCTTTTTACATCCTGATAAAGTACAGCATGTGATTGCTTTAAGCGGTTATATTAATGAAGAATTACTTCCTTCTAATTTCTCATCTTTAGAAATAAAAACGGATTATTATATTTCTCACGGAACTGTTGATCAAGTTTTACCAATAGATTGGGCAAGAAAAGCACCAAAAATTCTTGATGAATTAGGCTGTACAAATGAATATTCCGAATATCCTGTTGGTCATGGGGTTACTCCTCAAAACTTTTATAGTTTTAAAAGTTGGATTGAGAAACGATTATAA